The window CCATGAGGGAGACACCGTAACCCTGGTCGCGGAAGTACTCAGCGAGGGTGATGCCGGTGTACACGGAGGCTTCACGGGCAGCCACAGGCATATTGGAGGTGTTGGCGATCAGGATGGTGCGCTGCATGAGTGGGTTGCCGGTTTTGGGGTCTTCGAGTTCGGGGAACTCGATCAAAACGTCGGTCATCTCGTTGCCACGCTCGCCGCATCCCACGTAAACCACGATGTCGGCGTTGCCGTACTTGGCCACGGACTGCTGGGTCACGGTTTTGCCGGATCCGAAAGGACCGGGGATCGCGGCGGCTCCACCCATCACCAGAGGGAACAGCACGTCCAGAATGCGCATGCCGGTCAAGAAGGGCAGACTGGGGTCTTTCTTCTTGGCGACAGGACGGGGTTGACGCACAGGCCAGTAGTGGGCCAGACGCAGTTTGGTGCCGTCTTCCAGTTCGGCGATGACGTCGTCGATGGTGTATTCACCAGCAGCAACCACGCTTTTCAGGACGCCGCTCACGTTGGGAGGGGTCAGGATTTTGTGGGTGAAGGTGAACTCGGGCACGGTGCCCAGAATGCTGGAGCCGCTCACGGTGTCGCCGGCTTTGACGCTGGGGGTGAAGGCCCATTTCTGGGTGCGGTTCAGGGCAGACACGTCGATGCCACGGGCAATGAAGTCGCCAGAGGCTTCACGGATCTTGTCCAGAGGGCGCTGAATGCCGTCGTAGATGCCGTTGAGCATCCCGGGGCCAAGCTCCACGGACAGGGGAAGACCGGTGGTGACCACGGGCTCGCCCACAGTCAGACCGGAGGTGTCTTCGTACACCTGCACGAATGCAGTGTCGCCGTCCAGACGGATGATCTCACCCACGAGGCGTTCGGTACCGACGCGCACGATGTCATACATCTTGGCGCCGTACATGCCCCCGGCAATCACCGCAGGACCAGCAATTTTCAGGATTACACCAGTTTTGGTGCTCATGTTCCTCCTTGAAGAGCGGTCAGCGGTCAGCGGTCAGGTTTCAGCTTGGATTGTGCTGAGTTGGGCTGATGGCTGACAGCTGATGGCTGATAGCTATAGCTTAAAGCTTAAAGCTTGATGT of the Deinococcus misasensis DSM 22328 genome contains:
- a CDS encoding V-type ATP synthase subunit A, coding for MSTKTGVILKIAGPAVIAGGMYGAKMYDIVRVGTERLVGEIIRLDGDTAFVQVYEDTSGLTVGEPVVTTGLPLSVELGPGMLNGIYDGIQRPLDKIREASGDFIARGIDVSALNRTQKWAFTPSVKAGDTVSGSSILGTVPEFTFTHKILTPPNVSGVLKSVVAAGEYTIDDVIAELEDGTKLRLAHYWPVRQPRPVAKKKDPSLPFLTGMRILDVLFPLVMGGAAAIPGPFGSGKTVTQQSVAKYGNADIVVYVGCGERGNEMTDVLIEFPELEDPKTGNPLMQRTILIANTSNMPVAAREASVYTGITLAEYFRDQGYGVSLMADSTSRWAEALREISSRLEEMPAEEGYPPYLAAKLAAFYERAGAVVTLAGDDGAVSVIGAVSPAGGDMSEPVTQATLRITGAFWRLDAGLARRRHFPAINWNGSYSLFTPILDSWYRENVGPDFPELRGRISKILQEEAKLQEVVQLVGPDALQDTERLIIESGRMLRQDFLQQNGFDPVDASASMPKNYGLMRMMLKYYEKASEAVRKGATIDEILASPVNEKLSRARYVPEGEFANYTTTVLNELDTAFAVKA